From the Nodularia sp. NIES-3585 genome, one window contains:
- a CDS encoding alpha/beta fold hydrolase has translation MLQFQPPGFGHKVIHTSLGAMVYYTQTTAPWLNADSEDLPPLLFLHNFGGGASAYEWSKVYPAFAATHRILAPDLIGWGESAHPVRDYQINDYLTTTQEFISQTCRQPVTVVASSLTAAFAIRLAITHPDLFHSLFLVCPSGFDDFGQGAGRRIPLPVINSPLLDNLIYTLGAENEFAVRNFLQSFLFAKPERVSQEIVDAYLISAQQPNAKFSALAFLRGDLYFDLSLYIQQLKTPTVFFWGEKAQFTSIKLGRRLANLNIGAIRDFYAIADTGILPHLETPEVVIGLLQPYLTACL, from the coding sequence ATGCTTCAGTTTCAACCTCCTGGCTTTGGGCATAAAGTTATTCATACATCTCTAGGGGCTATGGTTTACTATACTCAAACCACCGCACCCTGGTTAAATGCTGATAGTGAAGATTTACCGCCCTTATTGTTTTTGCACAACTTTGGCGGTGGGGCTTCTGCTTATGAATGGTCTAAAGTTTACCCGGCTTTTGCCGCGACACACCGAATTTTAGCACCAGATTTAATTGGTTGGGGAGAATCTGCCCATCCAGTCAGAGATTATCAAATTAACGATTATCTGACGACTACGCAAGAGTTTATCAGCCAAACTTGTCGCCAACCAGTAACGGTGGTGGCTTCTTCTTTGACAGCCGCTTTCGCTATTCGTCTGGCTATTACCCATCCTGATTTATTTCACAGCTTGTTTTTAGTCTGTCCCTCTGGGTTTGATGACTTTGGTCAGGGGGCTGGACGCAGAATACCATTGCCAGTTATTAATTCGCCGCTATTGGATAATTTAATTTATACTCTAGGCGCTGAAAATGAATTTGCTGTGAGAAATTTTCTGCAAAGCTTTCTGTTTGCTAAACCAGAACGAGTTTCTCAAGAAATTGTGGACGCTTATTTAATTTCTGCACAACAGCCTAATGCTAAGTTTTCCGCGTTGGCTTTTTTGCGGGGAGACCTGTATTTTGATTTGAGTTTGTACATTCAGCAACTGAAAACTCCGACAGTATTTTTTTGGGGAGAGAAGGCGCAATTTACCAGCATCAAGCTAGGAAGACGTTTAGCCAATCTAAATATAGGCGCAATTCGAGATTTTTACGCGATCGCAGATACAGGAATATTACCCCATCTCGAAACTCCAGAAGTTGTAATTGGTTTATTACAACCCTATTTGACAGCTTGTTTGTAA
- a CDS encoding HugZ family protein, whose amino-acid sequence MSKIEQAQAEYETFPQSVESVIVSTVNSAGIPNASYAPFVMDDAKNIYIYVSGLATHTQNLHINPHVSVLFIEDESKSEQIFARRRLSFDCTATLIERETESWNQIVTQFQERFGELIEVFRGLPDFRIFRLTPSAGRFVIGFGTAYQISGDQLDKLVHIQGNK is encoded by the coding sequence ATGAGCAAAATTGAACAAGCTCAAGCTGAGTATGAAACTTTCCCCCAATCTGTTGAAAGTGTAATCGTTAGCACGGTGAATTCAGCAGGTATACCCAATGCTAGTTACGCTCCTTTCGTGATGGATGATGCTAAAAATATCTATATCTACGTTAGTGGTTTAGCAACTCACACTCAAAATCTCCATATCAATCCTCATGTGAGTGTCTTATTTATTGAGGATGAATCCAAAAGTGAGCAAATTTTTGCTCGTCGTCGCTTGAGTTTTGATTGTACAGCAACTTTGATAGAACGTGAAACTGAGAGTTGGAATCAAATTGTTACCCAATTTCAAGAACGTTTTGGCGAACTTATTGAAGTTTTTCGCGGCTTACCAGACTTTCGGATTTTTCGGTTAACTCCTAGCGCTGGTCGTTTTGTGATTGGTTTCGGGACAGCTTATCAAATTAGTGGTGACCAACTCGATAAACTAGTTCATATTCAGGGCAATAAATAA
- a CDS encoding IS5 family transposase (programmed frameshift) has product MNRPELSNEQWERLKPLLPPEKPPTGKPNNDHRTVVNGILWILRTGAPWRDIPERYGKWQSVATRFYRWQKTGIWNQILEHLQASADEQGKLDWEVHYVDGTVIRAHQHAAGGKKRGAEEEKLGRSRGGFSTKIHIRCEGKGKPITFILSPGQRNESIFLEQLMSQGAVKRSGRGRPRLRPLRLVGDKGYTGRRIRNYLRRRGIRLTIPRLSNEPRRGPFNREIYRQRNIVERAINRLKQFRRIATRYEKLAANYTAMIAIACILLWL; this is encoded by the exons ATGAATAGACCAGAGTTAAGCAACGAACAGTGGGAGAGGTTAAAACCGTTACTACCACCAGAAAAGCCACCAACAGGGAAGCCAAATAATGACCACCGCACAGTTGTGAATGGGATTCTTTGGATACTGAGAACAGGCGCACCGTGGCGGGATATACCAGAACGTTATGGAAAGTGGCAGAGTGTGGCCACAAGGTTTTACCGATGGCAAAAAACTGGAATCTGGAATCAAATCTTAGAACATCTACAAGCAAGCGCTGACGAGCAAGGAAAGCTTGATTGGGAGGTTCATTATGTTGATGGAACAGTAATTCGCGCCCACCAACACGCAGCTGGTG GGAAAAAAAGGGGCGCAGAAGAGGAGAAACTAGGTCGTTCCCGTGGTGGGTTTAGTACAAAAATACACATACGTTGTGAAGGTAAAGGTAAACCCATAACGTTTATTCTCAGCCCTGGCCAAAGAAACGAGTCAATTTTTCTAGAACAATTGATGTCACAAGGAGCAGTCAAGCGTTCTGGGCGTGGTCGTCCACGTTTACGCCCTTTACGATTAGTTGGAGATAAAGGGTATACGGGTCGGAGAATACGTAATTACCTTCGCCGCCGTGGTATCCGTCTCACCATTCCACGACTCTCAAATGAACCGCGACGCGGCCCTTTTAACCGTGAAATCTACCGTCAACGCAACATTGTCGAACGCGCTATCAACCGACTCAAGCAATTTCGACGTATCGCTACCCGTTATGAAAAACTTGCTGCCAATTATACAGCTATGATAGCGATCGCCTGTATCTTGTTGTGGTTGTAG
- a CDS encoding CIA30 family protein codes for MADKNRSQWDLGRFIDTLTYFEVFPLLNWVQQLIQGRPNDNQNLPNGGRNMGVILVAGATGGVGKRVVQRLVQRGEKVRALVRDIEKARSILGDDIDLVAADITKPETLNSMVMAHIQAVVCCTSVRVQPVEGDTPDRAKYNQGVKFYLPEIVGDTPENVEYQGVKNLVEAAAKYLPPANEKLIFDFTNPSAELRNVWGAVDDVVMGGVSASNMQFLENTAVFAGNVSTANSGGFASVRTKNFEPPFNLADYEGVELRVKGDGQRYKLFLRTDPKWDGVGYSYSFDTVDNTWLTIRVPFKDLIPVFRAKVLQDAPPIYAGKVASFQLMLSKFEYDGALNPKFSPGNFALQIESIKAYGGEAVPQFVLVSSAGVTRPGRPGINLDEEPPAVRLNDQLGGILTWKLKGEDSLRASGIPYTIIRPCALTEEAGGKELIFEQGDNIRGKISRDDVAELCVRSLQQSNAHNITLEVKSGENNANYINWQQLFSNLQPDKSGTFK; via the coding sequence GTGGCTGACAAAAATCGTTCTCAATGGGACTTAGGTAGGTTTATCGACACCTTAACCTATTTCGAGGTGTTTCCTTTACTTAACTGGGTACAGCAGTTAATTCAAGGTCGTCCCAACGATAATCAAAATCTACCCAATGGAGGCAGAAATATGGGTGTAATACTGGTTGCGGGTGCGACGGGTGGAGTAGGGAAACGAGTTGTGCAGCGACTGGTGCAACGGGGTGAAAAGGTTCGCGCCCTTGTGCGAGATATTGAGAAAGCACGGTCAATTCTTGGCGATGATATTGACTTAGTAGCTGCGGATATTACTAAACCAGAAACTTTAAATTCTATGGTGATGGCTCATATCCAAGCTGTAGTTTGTTGCACCTCAGTCCGTGTACAACCAGTAGAAGGCGACACACCAGATAGAGCTAAGTATAACCAAGGTGTGAAATTTTATCTGCCGGAAATCGTCGGGGATACTCCCGAAAATGTGGAATATCAAGGTGTGAAAAACTTGGTAGAAGCTGCGGCTAAATATTTACCACCAGCCAATGAAAAACTGATATTTGATTTTACTAATCCCTCGGCTGAATTAAGAAATGTTTGGGGTGCGGTGGATGATGTGGTGATGGGTGGTGTGAGTGCCAGTAATATGCAATTCTTAGAAAATACCGCTGTGTTTGCTGGTAATGTTTCCACGGCTAATTCTGGCGGCTTTGCTTCGGTGAGAACGAAAAACTTTGAACCTCCTTTTAACTTAGCTGATTACGAAGGTGTAGAACTGCGGGTTAAAGGTGATGGTCAACGTTATAAACTATTTTTACGCACAGATCCGAAATGGGATGGCGTGGGTTACAGTTATTCTTTTGACACTGTAGATAATACTTGGCTAACTATTCGTGTTCCTTTTAAAGATTTAATTCCTGTATTTCGCGCTAAAGTTTTGCAAGATGCGCCGCCGATTTATGCTGGTAAAGTTGCGTCATTTCAACTGATGTTGAGTAAGTTTGAATATGATGGGGCTTTAAATCCTAAGTTTTCACCGGGTAATTTTGCTCTCCAAATAGAATCAATCAAGGCTTATGGTGGAGAAGCTGTTCCGCAGTTTGTGCTTGTTAGTTCAGCCGGGGTAACTCGTCCGGGAAGACCAGGAATTAATTTAGATGAAGAACCCCCAGCCGTGAGATTAAATGACCAGTTGGGAGGAATCTTAACTTGGAAATTGAAAGGTGAAGATAGTTTAAGAGCCAGTGGGATTCCTTATACAATTATTAGACCTTGTGCTTTAACTGAGGAAGCAGGTGGTAAGGAATTAATCTTTGAGCAAGGTGATAATATTAGGGGCAAAATTAGCCGTGATGATGTAGCTGAACTTTGTGTGCGATCGCTACAACAATCCAACGCCCATAATATCACTTTAGAAGTGAAATCAGGAGAAAATAACGCTAATTATATCAATTGGCAGCAGTTATTTTCTAACTTACAACCAGATAAATCAGGGACTTTCAAATAA
- the petE gene encoding plastocyanin — MKLFAASWRRLTLSVLTVLLVVSSFVVFTPSASAETFQVKLGSDKGMLAFEPKKLTVKPGDTVEWVNNKVPPHNVVFDAALNPAKSADLAKSLSHKQLLMSPGQTQTTTIPADAPAGEYTFYCEPHRGAGMVGKLIVEG, encoded by the coding sequence ATGAAATTGTTTGCTGCAAGCTGGCGACGTTTGACTCTATCGGTGTTGACAGTTCTTTTAGTTGTTAGCAGCTTTGTCGTTTTCACACCCAGCGCTTCAGCTGAAACCTTCCAAGTTAAACTGGGTAGTGACAAAGGAATGCTGGCATTTGAGCCTAAAAAATTGACAGTCAAACCAGGTGACACAGTTGAGTGGGTGAACAATAAAGTTCCTCCCCATAACGTTGTGTTTGATGCGGCGCTAAACCCCGCTAAGAGTGCTGACTTGGCAAAAAGTCTGTCTCACAAGCAATTGCTAATGAGTCCTGGTCAAACCCAAACCACAACAATTCCCGCAGACGCACCTGCTGGTGAATACACCTTCTATTGCGAACCTCACCGTGGTGCTGGTATGGTTGGCAAATTAATTGTCGAAGGTTAG
- the psbV gene encoding photosystem II cytochrome c-550, with protein MFRKLIGVVVATILLTFQLVVGSATAVELDEAIRTVPLNAQGDTVVLSLKQVKEGKRLFQYACAQCHAGGVTKTNQNVGLEPESLALATPNRNNIEGLVDYMKNPTTYDGEEEISELHPSIKSADIFTEMRVFTEDDLVATAGHILLQPKVVGDKWGGGKIYY; from the coding sequence ATGTTTAGAAAACTAATTGGCGTTGTTGTTGCTACCATATTGCTGACGTTTCAGTTGGTTGTCGGTAGCGCGACAGCAGTAGAACTGGACGAAGCAATCAGAACAGTGCCATTAAATGCTCAGGGTGATACCGTTGTACTCAGCCTTAAACAAGTAAAAGAAGGTAAACGCTTATTTCAATATGCTTGCGCCCAGTGTCATGCTGGGGGTGTTACCAAGACTAACCAAAACGTAGGACTAGAACCAGAATCTCTGGCACTAGCGACACCAAACCGGAATAATATCGAAGGATTGGTGGACTACATGAAAAATCCCACTACCTATGACGGTGAAGAGGAAATTTCTGAGTTACACCCCAGCATCAAGAGTGCTGATATTTTCACGGAAATGAGAGTTTTCACAGAAGATGATTTAGTAGCGACTGCTGGTCATATTCTTCTACAACCAAAAGTAGTTGGTGATAAGTGGGGAGGCGGTAAAATTTATTACTAA
- a CDS encoding carbohydrate ABC transporter permease, whose amino-acid sequence MTNISRLPWLKALLYIVLTLYAIITLIPFLWALSASFKPLPEIISGELNFFPQHFTLDNYRQIFVQEQLFWRWFFNSVFIALSVTLLNLLFNSMAGYALARLSFVGKRFWFFLILALLAVPTQITLIPTFLILKAIGWLNSYQGMIVPGMVNATFIFMMRQFFVNFPQELEEAGQLDGLNTLGIFRHIVLPLAKPALAAQAVFVFMSSWNNFLLPIVILFDPEMFTLPLGLNSFKGQYISYWNYIMAASMMFTLPALGIYAFFNRYFIQGATFTGGKG is encoded by the coding sequence ATGACGAATATTTCCCGCTTACCTTGGCTCAAAGCACTGTTATACATAGTGCTAACCCTATATGCAATCATCACCTTGATTCCTTTCCTGTGGGCGCTTTCAGCATCCTTTAAACCGCTACCAGAAATTATCAGTGGCGAATTAAATTTTTTCCCTCAGCATTTTACCCTTGATAATTACAGACAAATATTCGTACAAGAACAGTTATTTTGGCGATGGTTTTTTAACAGTGTCTTCATAGCCCTCAGTGTCACCCTCTTAAATTTGCTATTCAATTCCATGGCAGGTTATGCCTTAGCTAGGCTGAGTTTTGTGGGCAAACGCTTCTGGTTCTTCTTAATTTTGGCATTACTAGCAGTACCGACACAAATCACCCTCATTCCCACATTCTTAATTTTGAAAGCCATTGGCTGGCTCAATTCTTACCAAGGCATGATTGTTCCTGGTATGGTCAACGCCACCTTCATTTTTATGATGCGGCAATTTTTTGTAAATTTTCCTCAAGAATTAGAAGAAGCCGGTCAATTAGATGGCTTAAATACCTTGGGCATTTTTCGGCATATTGTTTTACCTCTAGCAAAACCAGCACTCGCAGCACAAGCCGTTTTTGTCTTCATGAGTAGTTGGAATAATTTTTTACTCCCTATCGTGATCCTGTTTGACCCAGAAATGTTTACCCTACCCTTGGGGCTAAACAGCTTCAAAGGTCAATATATCAGCTATTGGAACTACATTATGGCTGCTTCAATGATGTTTACCTTGCCAGCTTTAGGCATTTATGCCTTTTTCAACCGCTACTTTATTCAAGGTGCGACATTTACAGGAGGCAAAGGTTAA
- a CDS encoding carbohydrate ABC transporter permease, which produces MVLPIRRRRINPRWNITETLAGYIFMMPTILVLGCFVILPIVYAVFLSLHKVQLLGGIDYDFIGFRNFTRLVEDERVGIALRNTAEYVAIVVPSQTILALLLAVTLNSGIRGKNSWRILFFLPTVTSSAVLTLIFMWIYNTDGLLNHVLAFVGLPTYNWLGDPAVALKGIMIMNIWSTAPFYMVIYLAALQDIPQKVYEAAELDGANWWQKFIYITIPLLQPVTFFVVAIGIIGTFQLFDQSYIFSGGTGGPNNATLTMVLLIYQAVFRNLQMGYAAAIAFLLAVIIIVVTLIQQRIFGNQKT; this is translated from the coding sequence ATGGTGCTGCCAATTCGGAGACGGCGAATAAACCCCAGATGGAATATTACCGAAACCTTAGCTGGGTATATCTTTATGATGCCCACAATATTGGTTTTGGGGTGTTTTGTCATTCTACCCATAGTCTACGCCGTTTTTCTCTCCCTGCACAAAGTCCAACTTCTCGGCGGTATTGACTACGACTTCATCGGCTTTCGCAATTTTACCCGCTTAGTTGAAGATGAACGAGTGGGAATTGCTTTGAGAAATACAGCCGAATATGTCGCCATTGTTGTCCCAAGTCAAACCATATTAGCTTTATTACTGGCAGTAACCCTTAATTCTGGCATTCGGGGGAAAAACTCGTGGCGGATATTGTTCTTTTTACCCACAGTCACATCCTCAGCCGTCCTAACCCTGATATTCATGTGGATTTATAACACCGATGGACTATTAAATCATGTTCTCGCCTTTGTCGGACTACCTACCTATAACTGGTTAGGTGATCCAGCCGTAGCGCTCAAGGGTATTATGATTATGAATATTTGGTCAACTGCACCATTTTATATGGTGATTTACTTAGCAGCTTTGCAAGATATACCCCAAAAAGTCTACGAAGCCGCAGAACTGGATGGAGCTAATTGGTGGCAAAAGTTTATCTACATTACCATTCCCTTGCTCCAACCTGTAACTTTTTTTGTCGTCGCTATCGGGATAATTGGGACATTTCAACTTTTTGACCAGTCTTATATCTTCTCTGGTGGTACTGGTGGGCCGAACAACGCCACCTTGACCATGGTACTACTAATTTACCAAGCTGTATTTCGCAATTTACAGATGGGATATGCCGCCGCGATCGCCTTTTTACTAGCAGTAATAATAATTGTTGTGACTTTGATTCAGCAGCGAATTTTTGGCAATCAAAAAACATGA
- a CDS encoding ribulose bisphosphate carboxylase small subunit, protein MTYYIAPRFLHKLSVHITKNFLDLPGVRLPLILGIHGHKGEGKTFQCELVYDLMGVQTVHVSAGELESPDAGDPARMIRLRYREAADIIRTHGKMAVLMINDLDAGAGRIDGTTQYTVNTQLVNATLMNIADNPTNVQLPGSYDSEPLPRVPIIVTGNDFGTLYSPLVRDGRMDKFYWQPNREDKIGILNGIFEPDGLSKAEIEQLVDRFSKQSVDFFGALRSQIYDEQILSFIQKVGFNRVGSHVVNSKEKPDFQKPDFSLSHLTVRGDLMVKEQQQMEQMRLSSKYNRAVYESEMQMAHSVPAPNISSTSGNGSTQRQEVGKTEPQPYSNGNGKAAKTNISEDVLGQLRNLLTQGYRIGLEHVDQRRFRTGSWASCATVQTQDENEAIAALSACLSEHNNEYVRLFGIDPNAKRRVLESIIQRPDC, encoded by the coding sequence ATGACATATTATATTGCTCCTCGTTTTCTGCATAAACTATCAGTTCACATCACCAAAAATTTTCTGGATTTACCAGGAGTTCGTTTACCCCTAATTCTGGGTATTCACGGACACAAAGGCGAAGGTAAAACATTTCAATGTGAACTGGTATACGACCTGATGGGCGTACAAACTGTTCATGTATCTGCGGGTGAATTAGAAAGTCCAGATGCTGGAGATCCCGCTCGGATGATTCGCTTAAGATATCGAGAAGCCGCAGACATCATTCGCACCCACGGTAAAATGGCTGTGTTAATGATTAACGACTTAGATGCGGGAGCGGGTCGGATAGATGGCACAACTCAGTATACAGTCAATACTCAATTGGTTAACGCCACCTTGATGAATATTGCTGATAACCCCACCAATGTACAGCTACCCGGCAGTTATGACAGTGAACCCTTACCCCGTGTACCCATTATTGTGACGGGAAATGATTTTGGTACTCTGTATTCTCCACTGGTACGAGATGGGCGGATGGATAAATTCTATTGGCAACCAAATCGCGAAGACAAAATCGGCATTCTGAATGGCATTTTTGAGCCAGATGGGTTATCTAAAGCTGAAATTGAGCAATTGGTAGATCGGTTTTCTAAACAGTCAGTTGACTTTTTTGGCGCGTTGCGATCGCAAATTTACGATGAACAAATCCTGTCCTTCATCCAAAAAGTTGGGTTTAATCGTGTAGGTTCCCATGTAGTCAACAGTAAAGAAAAGCCTGACTTCCAGAAACCGGACTTCAGCCTGTCACACCTGACTGTACGGGGAGATTTGATGGTCAAGGAACAGCAGCAAATGGAACAAATGCGGCTATCCTCTAAGTATAATCGCGCCGTTTACGAGTCTGAAATGCAAATGGCGCACTCGGTTCCTGCACCCAATATTTCCTCTACATCTGGAAATGGTTCTACCCAACGTCAAGAAGTTGGTAAAACTGAACCCCAGCCATATAGTAACGGTAACGGCAAAGCAGCCAAAACAAATATCAGTGAAGATGTGCTTGGGCAATTAAGAAACTTGCTAACTCAAGGCTACCGTATAGGTTTAGAACACGTAGATCAGCGTCGTTTCCGTACAGGTTCCTGGGCTAGCTGTGCCACAGTTCAGACTCAGGACGAAAATGAAGCGATCGCAGCTTTATCAGCTTGTTTATCAGAACATAATAATGAATATGTTCGCCTGTTTGGCATTGATCCGAATGCAAAACGACGAGTTTTAGAAAGCATTATTCAACGACCTGATTGTTAA
- a CDS encoding ABC transporter substrate-binding protein — MAIAIAIISYQNFQLPKYQTSAVTIKLSGWAGNPVEQKLLKQLLQDFEAQHPNIKVRYEVISGQYMDVITTRLIGEAAPDVFYLESLEAPFFMSQNVLEPLNAYITPEFDLEDFEQSLLDNFKAQNYIYGLPKDYSTLALFYNKKAFAAAGLSRPPTTWDELRSYSQKLTGKVNRYGFGVTPKLSYQAYKIAAFGGKVIDQNGDAAFADPEGLQGLQLVIDQYQKDRTSAQATDVGTNSGTEMFGQSRVAMVIEGNWAIPYLETTFPQLEFATAEVPTINDKKGTMVFTVAYVMNQQSQHKSEAWELISFLTSKEGMAQWTGTGFALPTRKSVAKKLGYDQDPLRSPLVAGIDYATMWQLGKYPGAIADNFDNQFMSALLGQQPLKSAMVRAQNAANRQIQSRE, encoded by the coding sequence ATGGCGATCGCGATCGCTATTATTAGTTACCAAAATTTCCAACTACCAAAGTACCAAACCAGCGCGGTGACTATCAAACTCAGCGGTTGGGCTGGTAATCCAGTTGAACAAAAATTATTAAAGCAGTTATTACAAGACTTTGAAGCACAGCATCCAAATATCAAGGTGAGATATGAGGTGATTTCTGGCCAATACATGGATGTTATTACAACCCGCTTGATTGGGGAAGCTGCGCCTGATGTCTTCTATCTGGAATCCTTAGAAGCTCCCTTCTTTATGAGCCAGAATGTCCTGGAGCCATTGAATGCCTACATTACCCCCGAATTTGACCTAGAGGACTTTGAACAGAGCTTGCTGGATAATTTTAAAGCCCAAAATTATATCTATGGTCTTCCGAAAGATTATTCCACCTTGGCGCTGTTTTATAACAAAAAAGCCTTCGCTGCCGCAGGTTTAAGCCGTCCGCCCACTACTTGGGATGAATTACGCAGCTACTCCCAAAAGTTAACAGGCAAAGTTAACAGATACGGCTTTGGAGTTACACCAAAGTTGAGTTATCAAGCTTATAAAATTGCGGCTTTTGGGGGAAAAGTCATTGACCAAAATGGTGACGCTGCCTTTGCTGATCCTGAAGGTTTGCAGGGATTGCAGTTGGTGATAGACCAGTATCAAAAAGACCGTACCTCTGCTCAAGCCACTGATGTTGGCACTAACTCAGGAACGGAAATGTTTGGTCAAAGTCGCGTAGCAATGGTGATTGAAGGTAATTGGGCTATTCCTTATTTGGAGACGACTTTTCCGCAACTGGAGTTTGCTACGGCAGAAGTACCTACGATTAATGACAAAAAAGGGACAATGGTGTTTACTGTTGCCTATGTGATGAATCAGCAGTCACAGCATAAATCTGAAGCCTGGGAGTTGATTTCTTTTCTCACCAGTAAGGAAGGGATGGCACAATGGACAGGTACAGGGTTTGCATTGCCCACACGGAAATCGGTAGCTAAAAAGTTAGGTTATGACCAAGACCCTTTGCGATCGCCTCTCGTGGCTGGGATAGATTATGCGACAATGTGGCAGTTAGGTAAATATCCAGGAGCGATCGCTGATAATTTTGATAATCAGTTTATGAGTGCCTTACTTGGGCAACAACCTTTAAAATCAGCTATGGTACGGGCGCAGAATGCCGCTAATCGACAAATTCAATCTAGGGAATAG
- the accD gene encoding acetyl-CoA carboxylase, carboxyltransferase subunit beta: protein MANNEESRGLKSLLDWFANRRKSGATNLERQEREIADGLWHKCPKCGVLTYTKDLKANQMVCVECGHHNRVDSDERIRQLIDINTWQPIDEHLRPTDPLQFRDRKPYSDRLREMEAKLGLVDAVKTGLGEINGLPIALGVMDFRFMGGSMGSVVGEKLTRLIEQATGRRYPVVIICTSGGARMQEGMLSLMQMAKISAALERHRQAKLLYIPILTNPTTGGVTASFAMLGDIIIAEPKATIGFAGRRVIEQTLREKLPEDFQTAEDLLKHGFVDDIVSRTQLKNTLTQLIALHQPIPTTHPMVLWETMSLSSTVAE from the coding sequence ATGGCAAACAACGAAGAATCACGTGGTTTAAAGTCTCTATTAGATTGGTTTGCAAATCGACGGAAATCAGGAGCTACCAATTTAGAACGTCAAGAACGAGAAATTGCTGATGGGCTGTGGCATAAGTGTCCTAAATGTGGCGTATTAACCTATACAAAAGACCTGAAAGCTAACCAGATGGTCTGCGTTGAATGTGGACATCATAATCGCGTGGACAGCGATGAGCGGATTCGCCAGTTGATAGATATCAATACTTGGCAACCAATAGATGAGCATCTGCGCCCCACAGATCCCCTGCAATTTCGCGATCGCAAACCTTATAGCGATCGCCTGCGGGAAATGGAGGCAAAACTTGGTTTAGTAGACGCAGTTAAAACTGGTTTGGGTGAAATCAACGGTTTGCCCATCGCCCTGGGCGTGATGGATTTCCGCTTCATGGGCGGTAGTATGGGTTCAGTGGTGGGCGAAAAACTTACCCGCTTGATTGAACAAGCAACTGGGCGACGCTATCCTGTCGTCATCATCTGTACCTCTGGTGGGGCGAGAATGCAAGAAGGAATGCTCTCCTTAATGCAGATGGCTAAAATTTCCGCAGCCTTAGAACGCCATCGTCAGGCTAAACTACTGTATATTCCGATTTTGACAAATCCCACTACAGGCGGCGTTACCGCTAGTTTTGCCATGTTGGGAGATATTATTATTGCAGAACCCAAAGCAACCATTGGTTTTGCAGGTCGGCGAGTGATTGAACAAACTCTGCGTGAAAAACTGCCAGAAGATTTTCAAACCGCAGAAGATTTGTTAAAGCATGGTTTTGTAGATGATATTGTATCCCGCACGCAATTAAAGAACACCTTAACCCAGTTGATTGCTTTGCACCAACCCATACCAACGACACATCCTATGGTGTTGTGGGAAACCATGAGTCTGAGTTCTACAGTCGCTGAATAG
- a CDS encoding A24 family peptidase — MDILMVVPASIIVFVLGASIGSFINVVVYRLPARLSVLWPPSRCPRCKNQLKAHDNVPVLGWIWLRGRCRYCQTKISLRYPVVEGITGIIFLLIFWEFQVSIITISYWAFCSWLLALSLIDLDTMTLPSVLTKSGLVVGICFQMAVGFFSQGGGIGLVNHLMMSIVGAVLGLWLFDAIAIVGSIALGKEAMGGGDGKLAAMMGAWLGWQYLLLAFYIGCLVGVIVYGGAMLLLQRKKIPFPFGPCLGLGAVITLFYGEGILSTYLGLFF, encoded by the coding sequence ATGGACATTTTGATGGTCGTCCCGGCGAGTATCATTGTCTTTGTGCTGGGTGCATCTATTGGCAGCTTTATTAATGTTGTAGTTTATCGATTACCTGCTCGGTTATCTGTTTTGTGGCCGCCTTCTCGCTGTCCTCGTTGCAAAAACCAGCTAAAAGCTCACGATAATGTACCCGTGCTGGGGTGGATATGGTTAAGAGGGCGATGCCGTTATTGTCAAACCAAAATTTCTCTCCGTTATCCTGTGGTAGAGGGGATAACGGGTATAATTTTTTTGCTGATCTTTTGGGAATTTCAAGTTTCAATTATTACAATAAGTTACTGGGCTTTTTGTAGCTGGCTATTGGCCTTATCTCTCATTGACTTGGATACAATGACCTTACCTAGTGTCCTGACTAAATCGGGTTTAGTCGTAGGGATTTGTTTTCAAATGGCTGTGGGTTTTTTCTCACAGGGCGGTGGGATAGGCTTAGTTAATCACCTGATGATGAGCATAGTGGGAGCAGTCTTAGGATTATGGCTGTTTGATGCGATCGCTATAGTTGGTTCCATAGCCTTGGGTAAAGAGGCCATGGGTGGCGGTGATGGCAAATTAGCCGCCATGATGGGAGCTTGGTTAGGCTGGCAATATTTGCTTCTAGCTTTTTATATTGGCTGTTTAGTAGGTGTAATAGTCTATGGTGGCGCAATGTTGCTATTACAACGAAAAAAAATCCCTTTTCCTTTTGGGCCTTGTCTAGGTTTAGGAGCGGTAATCACACTATTTTATGGTGAAGGGATTTTGTCTACTTACCTAGGGTTATTTTTTTAA